The following coding sequences are from one Cercospora beticola chromosome 4, complete sequence window:
- a CDS encoding uncharacterized protein (CAZy:AA1), producing the protein MKSLFIWSSLSAIGGVSARLREYNLTLEQSWLNIAGFGRAAMTINKQTPGPVLEVEEGDTLRVNVVNTALVEATLHWHGIFQHDSMWQDGVPGVTQWPLEPRSAYTYEMKVTNQTGIYWYHGHFGAVLIDGQRGPIWVKPSASRPRPYSMISSNTEEVKAMMQAEDRAHHVMLADWYHDDIEVQAIQYRETGIEPSCAAAIIFNDKGRVTCLPRDVLDDYSPHSNSQGCLPPLIGGDRINHRECEQTHANMEVFEAKDGQKYMLMNFIHGGSYHMLRISVDEHNMYIVALDGDFVQPVKVQAATLNMAERISVMVKLDQKPGTYAVRASSLSDDQIIQGVGILRYAGVEEDRVGGVMTVPDSKPHIDLRGKMLHDGKTVNEMRDLAPFPPRSPPQKADHTFRFAVNQTAPTSWVIASEPHQGFRQQMPPIMWNNDSMGPTSFKGMKNGSVVDIIFENYAHGMHPFHKHNHKVFVIGQGQGFFKWIDVDEAVKESPESINLVNAPLRDGFMLESEHGAWTVVRYQITFPALSMLHCHKIAHFMGGQQIILAEGVEALEPPPAYVKGLTHASFKPPFRYGPLD; encoded by the exons ATGAAGTCTCTGTTCATCTGGTCGTCACTGAGCGCCATCGGTGGTGTCAGCGCAAGGCTGCGGGAGTATAATCTGACACTAGA GCAATCATGGCTCAATATCG CGGGATTTGGAAGGGCGGCCATGACAATCAACAAGCAGACTCCAG GTCCTGTgctcgaagtcgaggaaGGAGATACTCTCCGCGTCAACGTGGTGAATACGGCGCTTGTTGAAGCTACACTGCACTG GCACGGCATCTTTCAACACGACTCAATGTGGCAAGATGGA GTCCCAGGTGTTACGCAATGGCCTTTGGAACCCCGTAGCGCCTACACGTACGAGATGAAGGTCACCAACCAGACTGGGATTTACTGGTACCACGGACATTTCGGTGCTGTGTTGATCGATGGACAACGAGGACCTATCTGGGTCAAGCCATCAGCATCACGACCCAGGCCATATTCAATGATCTCCTCCAACACCGAGGAAGTCAAGGCTATGATGCAAGCCGAGGATCGTGCCCATCATGTCATGCTCGCTGATTGGTATCACGACGATATAGAAGTTCAAGCGATCCAATATCGCGAAACTGGCATTGAGCCATCTTGCGCAGCGGCAATCATATTCAACGACAAAGGAAGGGTTACATGCTTGCCTCGCGACGTTCTGGACGATTACAGCCCGCACTCAAACAGCCAGGGGTGTCTGCCGCCACTCATCGGCGGAGATCGCATTAATCACCGAGAATGCGAGCAAACGCATGCAAACATGGAGGTCTTCGAAGCCAAAGATGGTCAGAAGTACATGCTCATGAACTTCATCCATGGCGGAAGCTACCACATGCTTCGCATCTCTGTTGATGAGCACAATATGTACATTGTGGCGCTTGATGGTGACTTCGTGCAGCCAGTCAAGGTTCAG GCAGCCACTCTCAACATGGCCGAGCGGATCAGTGTAATGGTGAAACTCGATCAGAAGCCAGGCACTTATGCAGTGCGAGCTTCATCGCTATCCGATGATCAGATTATTCAGGGTGTTGGCATCTTGCGATACGCaggagttgaagaagacAGAGTTGGGGGCGTAATGACTGTCCCTGACAGCAAGCCTCACATCGATTTGCGAGGCAAGATGCTTCACGATGGCAAGACTGTGAACGAGATGCGCGATCTGGCGCCCTTCCCTCCCAGATCGCCTCCACAGAAGGCTGACCACACCTTCCGCTTCGCGGTCAATCAGACTGCCCCGACTTCGTGGGTGATCGCCAGCGAGCCACATCAAGGCTTTCGACAGCAG ATGCCTCCCATTATGTGGAACAATGACTCAATGGGACCGACCTCATTCAAAGGAATGAAAAATGGTTCTGTCGTGGACATCATTTTCGAGAACTACGCACACGGCATGCATCCATTCCACAAGCACAACCACaaggtcttcgtcatcggacAAGGTCAGGGATTCTTTAAATGGATAGATGTCGACGAAGCTGTCAAAGAATCTCCCGAAAGCATCAACTTGGTCAACGCACCTCTTCGAGACGGCTTTATGCTCGAAAGCGAGCACGGTGCCTGGACGGTTGTGAGATATCAGATCACTTTCCCGGCACTGAGCATGCTGCATTGCCACAAGATTGCACATTTCATGGGCGGACAGCAGATCATCTTGGCGGAGGGTGTTGAGGCGTTAGAGCCACCTCCAGCTTATGTCAAGGGTTTGACTCATGCCTCCTTCAAGCCGCCATTCAGATATGGACCGCTTGATTAG
- a CDS encoding uncharacterized protein (CAZy:AA1) — MDDKIEAVPFIAQEDSPKKKQNRGPNLLLGLACGLVLLDLGTRWVGSHRDILPKWHGQHKDCGLPSTPITEVREPGVVDYTLTLSQAWRNPDGGWWRPMFVGNSETPFETIHAQEGDIVKIHMFNELQLPWAIHWLGLDSGSETWNDGSAGVTTYPLLPRANRTAVFNTTGQWGLKRCLDHVSVPSVEGNYGTMWIRPSPNRERPYSVISDDKQDVQDMLEAEVRPHPVTVYNYQHRQAAGLIAQLQAEGHDPYCFQSVLINGKGRVHCKPPQLDKLDGKPLDTYGCVPQASGAVGYGECKPSNGDYEIIHTDNRRWILLQFTNTGFEHVWRISIDNHKMWIVANDGGFVQPQEVDVLHLIDADTIHVMIRLDQPAQDYAVRFYSYSKMQSIQGFAYLRYPHRRMGQTIGEPMPQPKLENGPVNLDGTVKKGFVLQEVDKLAPFTPNKPDQKADLTLRLKATGAPDPVNPFVTNCSLNGAPWQLFREFMEPVALHVKEQSSEPEPIIRNLPLGSVVDIILENDLPVDLPFYKHNNPTFKIDWDTKKSFNLENPTYGYMHELPAGGWLALRWKINRPAATMFTVYKVRYFIQGMQVALLEGDDAPWPELPKEQRELPHVDFPIPPRCGIFD; from the exons ATGGACGACAAGATCGAAGCCGTTCCCTTCATTGCCCAGGAAGATAGcccaaagaagaagcaaaaTAGAGGACCCAACCTGCTCCTAGGCCTGGCTTGCGGCTTGGTTCTACTCGACTTGGGGACGAGATGGGTAGGCAGCCATCGTGATATTCTGCCAAAATGGCATGGGCAACACAAAGATTGCGGACTACCATCGACTCCTATCACCGAAGTGAGAGAGCCGGGAGTGGTTGACTATACTCTCACGCTCTCTCAAGCATGGCGCAATCCTG ATGGAGGCTGGTGGCGACCAATGTTTGTTGGCAACTCGGAGACCCCGTTTGAGACCATCCATGCTCAAGAGGGCGATATCGTCAAGATCCATATGTTCAATGAACTTCAGCTACCATGGGCTATTCACTG GCTTGGGCTGGACTCTGGAAGTGAGACCTGGAACGATGGCAGTGCCGGCGTCACTACATACCCTCTTCTGCCTAGAGCGAATCGTACGGCAGTGTTTAACACGACAGGCCAATGGGGCCTCAAGCGCTGTCTTGATCACGTCTCGGTTCCATCTGTCGAAGGAAATTATGGCACAATGTGGATTCG CCCGAGTCCCAATCGCGAACGGCCATACTCTGTCATCTCGGATGACAAGCAAGATGTTCAAGACATGCTCGAGGCCGAGGTGCGCCCTCACCCTGTGACTGTCTACAATTATCAGCATCGACAAGCAGCTGGCTTGATCGCTCAACTTCAAGCAGAGGGCCACGATCCCTACTGCTTCCAATCTGTCTTGATCAATG GGAAGGGTCGTGTTCACTGCAAGCCACCACAGCTTGACAAATTGGATGGCAAGCCTCTAGATACCTACGGCTGCGTCCCACAGGCTTCGGGTGCAGTCGGCTATGGCGAGTGCAAACCATCCAATGGAGACTACGAG ATCATACATACTGATAACCGCCGCTGGATCCTCCTCCAGTTCACAAATACAGGATTCGAACATGTCTGGAGGATCTCGATTGACAACCACAAAATGTGGATTGTCGCGAACGATGGCGGCTTTGTGCAGCCACAAGAAGTTGAT GTATTGCATCTCATAGATGCGGACACAATCCACGTTATGATCCGGCTCGACCAGCCTGCACAAGACTATGCTGTTCGCTTCTACAGCTACAGCAAGATGCAGTCTATCCAAGGATTTGCTTACTTGCGATATCCA catagGCGTATGGGCCAGACTATTGGTGAACCAATGCCTCAACCAAAGCTAGAAAATGGTCCTGTCAATCTCGACGGCACAGTCAAGAAAGGCTTCGTGCTTCAAGAGGTTGACAAGCTTGCACCATTCACACCAAATAAGCCTGATCAAAAGGCCGATCTGACTCTCCGCCTCAAAGCAACGGGCGCACCAGATCCAGTCAATCCTTTCGTAACCAATTGCTCCCTGAATGGCGCTCCTTGGCAGCTTTTCCGCGAGTTCATGGAACCTGTCGCTCTCCATGTAAAGGAGCAGTCATCCGAGCCGGAACCCATCATCCGGAATCTTCCACTC GGCTCTGTCGTCGACATAATTCTCGAGAATGACCTTCCAGTCGACCTGCCGTTCTACAAACACAACAACCCAACCTTCAAAATCG ATTGGGACACGAAGAAGTCTTTCAATCTCGAGAACCCAACGTATGGCTACATGCACGAACTTCCTGCCGGAGGTTGGCTCGCATTGAGGTGGAAGATCAACAGACCTGCTGCGACGATGTTCACGGTGTACAAGGTTCGCTACTTCATTCAGGGAAT GCAAGTCGCTTTGCTAGAGGGCGACGATGCGCCGTGGCCGGAGTTGCCAAAGGAGCAGCGAGAGCTTCCGCATGTTGACTTCCCTATTCCGCCTCGTTGTGGAATCTTTGACTAA
- a CDS encoding uncharacterized protein (BUSCO:EOG092658WS), whose translation MELKDLPLVQRLALPAVSSLIAFLAYTSQWLFHRIEPGPLSSGEAYIFNALVACIFICYWRTCLTDPGTIPKDWHESLSGQESNAKQTATKAAAQSNRWCRRCEAFKPPRAHHCKTCKRCIMKMDHHCVWTANCVSHITIPHFIRFLFYAVASMSFLEYFLFLRVAPIWAKRSLPRYLGPFVLQLSHIFVLFAVNSFVLFALTLLLGRTLWSLAVNTWTIEGWEIERHDAVLRRARVLGGYLEDPDGNKIFIEHQEFPWDIGIWANICQGMGSANPLSWLWPFSRSPSTETGLSYEHNEIDDPSKPWPPPDPDRLFRAERKPLVGDGFTKSWDINDFKERQAADLARYTDGDGEYVVRRRPFHERLEASRQSERIYEDEDAIGTDTESDEEDVRGRPSRRVDEGEEAWRNKEGERLADFGVDEVADFYDEDDVPLAELIRRRQLAWDRGLASASASHHRWPSRSSRNSSTCLLTIGIITLLSRRGHAQNSPKMAENVPPNSAQSATAAADQPGRPYYESLRSTLRQTLDKKRKMDEQLAALEENIYKTEGAYLEETANSGNIVRGFDGWVKGVQIGTRSAVDGSRRGGRVREEDRVFSRSSVSWMRLQEGPDSGTPSHAPTPTGQFPPQLSARDSNASTPAAGSGKAQGNKKKRPTDKDDEDDLKPSKRHKITYSRE comes from the exons ATGGAGCTGAAGGATCTGCCGTTGGTGCAGAGGTTGGCCCTGCCCGCCGTCTCCTCCCTGATCGCGTTCTTGGCCTACACTTCTCAATGGCTGTTCCACCGCATCGAGCCAGGACCACTCTCTTCAGGAGAAGCATACATCTTCAATGCTCTGGTGGCTTGTATTTTCATCTGCTACTGGAGAACATGCCTCACAGATCCAGGCACAATACCCAAGGACTGGCATGAGTCACTAAGTGGCCAAGAGTCAAATGCCAAACAGACCGCAACCAAAGCCGCAGCCCAGAGCAATCGTTGGTGCAGACGATGTGAGGCCTTCAAGCCGCCAAGAGCGCATCACTGCAAAACGTGCAAGCGATGCATTATGAAGATGGATCACCACTGCGTGTGGACTG CCAACTGTGTCTCTCACATCACCATTCCACACTTTATTCGATTTCTGTTCTATGCTGTGGCCTCCATGTCATTTCTGGAATATTTCCTCTTCCTTCGAGTGGCTCCTATATGGGCCAAAAGGAGTTTGCCAAGG TACCTTGGACCTTTCGTTCTCCAGCTCAGCCATATATTCGTCCTCTTTGCAGTCAACAGTTTTGTTCTGTTTGCTCTTACGCTTCTACTTGGTCGTACCTTGTGGTCGCTTGCAGTAAATACATGGACCATCGAGGGCTGGGAGATTGAAAGACACGATGCTGTCCTCAGGCGGGCCCGCGTCCTGGGTGGGTATCTCGAAGACCCGGATGGAAACAAGATCTTCATTGAGCACCAGGAATTCCCATGGGACATCGGCATCTGGGCCAACATTTGTCAAGGCATGGGCAGCGCGAATCCTTTGAGCTGGCTATGGCCTTTCTCACGAAGCCCAAGTACAGAGACTGGGCTATCCTATGAGCACAATGAGATCGATG ATCCTAGTAAGCCGTGGCCACCGCCGGATCCGGATCGTCTCTTCCGTGCTGAACGCAAACCGCTGGTTGGTGACGGCTTTACCAAATCATGGGACATCAATGATTTCAAAGAACGTCAAGCGGCGGATCTTGCGCGCTATAcagacggcgacggcgagtaCGTAGTTCGTCGGCGACCCTTCCATGAGCGACTAGAGGCTTCCAGACAGAGCGAGAGGATctacgaggatgaggatgcaaTCGGTACAGATACAGAAtctgacgaggaagacgtccGAGGCAGACCATCGCGACGTGTCGACGAAGGGGAGGAAGCATGGCGGAACAAGGAGGGTGAGCGATTGGCAGACTTTGGTGTGGATGAAGTGGCCGACTTttacgacgaggacgatgtgccTCTCGCAGAACTAATTCGACGACGGCAACTTG CTTGGGATCGAGGCTTGGCATCGGCCTCCGcatctcatcatcgctgGCCGTCGCGAAGTAGCCGCAATTCATCGACGTGTCTGCTCACCATCGGCATCATCACGCTATTGTCGCGTCGCGGCCACGCGCAGAACTCACCAAAGATGGCCGAGAACGTGCCACCGAACTCGGCGCAGTCCGCGACCGCTGCAGCAGACCAACCTGGCCGACCATATTACGAGTCACTTCGCTCAACGCTTCGCCAGACACTCGACAAGAAACGAAAAATGGACGAGCAGCTTGCGGCGCTCGAGGAGAATATCTACAAGACCGAAGGCGCATATCTTGAAGAGACGGCCAATTCAGGCAACATAGTACGTGGCTTCGATGGCTGGGTCAAGGGTGTTCAAATCGGCACTCGCAGCGCTGTGGATGGGTCGAGACGTGGCGGAAGAGTGAGAGAGGAAGACCGTGTGTTTAGTCGGAGTAGTGTCAGTTGGATGCGC CTCCAGGAAGGACCGGACAGTGGTACTCCGTCTCATGCGCCGACGCCAACAGGACAATTTCCGCCTCAGCTTTCAGCTCGAGATAGCAATGCGAGTACCCCTGCTGCGGGCTCTGGTAAAGCCCAaggcaacaagaagaagagaccgACAGAtaaggatgatgaggatgatctgAAGCCGTCGAAACGTCACAAGATCACTTACAGTCGGGAGTAG